One region of Purpureocillium takamizusanense chromosome 4, complete sequence genomic DNA includes:
- a CDS encoding RNA helicase (EggNog:ENOG503NXS0~COG:G) — MAASPSSVAATSDIEPPSSPAANEGKSFVSRAASDDEDTRMADTPEVGERPARGRGKGSQHKDGAQQHIGKIRHLKKEDGEPLWREDIQYDFLKAVFDNEQKVFTNSYNPDGLGKQNFADLYIDTMSRSSKTSKVLRDKLLSDREAAKGMAMVCLLVNVGRMNTTLNFFPEMRAQLRTYHAIPSLQAHQDPHAYKQLQDAPRLKSILKGGAEDREEPNSLDKIKRIDDPPRTNPVNLIFVMCGGAQKVAELHFPDEHEFHDLIMKTKYSSASRARAFLWLMWFYLESDFTEEGCEENPFGPGVDYGLDVANQGVPELELMTDEQKAKENVDTQEEIEFGREKQKTRAKILEADQAYLNERETKRGKMRAHLNDDGPAILPRIRPSKHESDMDSTRSTPPPRALGRGGGPGRRGLPLKYQIFEGSSPARHGSEGVVARKPRPPTAHQLAVERNRNERVEYILDRGLRKKHHKSRKVRKQDGAIFRAYRRLQAQDDVFEDSDADDDGPHNLPLRGEKGATAFRETGIGGLCLLNTEDDDYGEEVSSYAAALRRSMRRMSRWRGHEKELGVVAPVKKRKPNGEVANGEAKSKGATPLAAGNGETNGDVAMEDVDEVDQTALLDDDDPDKTEIMGDSDME, encoded by the exons atggccgcctccCCGAGCTCGGTCGCCGCGACCTCGGACATTGAGCCTCCGAGCTCTCCGGCCGCCAATGAAGGAAAATCCTTTGTCTCTCGCGCCGCATCCGATGACGAGGACACGCGCATGGCCGATACGcccgaggtcggcgagcggCCCGCTCGAGGCAGGGGCAAAGGGTCCCAACACAAGgacggcgcccagcagcacaTTGGCAAGATCAGGCATCTCAAAaaggaggacggcgagcccCTCTGGCGCGAGGACATCCAATACGACTTTCTCAAGGCCGTCTTCGACAACGAGCAAAAGGTCTTTACCAACTCGTACAAccccgacggcctcggcaagcAGAATTTTGCCGACCTTTACATCGACACCATGTCTCGAAGCAGCAAGACGAGCAAGGTGCTTCGCGACAAGCTGCTCAGTGATCGCGAGGCTGCCAAAGGAATGGCCATGGTGTGCCTGCTGGTCAACGTCGGCAGGATGAACACAACGCTCAACT TCTTTCCCGAAATGCGAGCTCAACTGCGCACGTACCACGCCATTCCCTCTCTACAGGCGCATCAAGACCCTCACGCCTACAAGCAGCTGCAGGACGCGCCCAGACTGAAATCGATCCTGAAGGGCGGAGCGGAGGACAGGGAGGAGCCCAACTCTCTGGACAAGATCAAGCGGATCGACGACCCGCCCCGAACAAATCCAGTGAACCTCATTTTTGTCATGTGCGGTGGGGCACAAAAGGTCGCCGAGTTGCACTTCCCCGACGAGCACGAGTTTCATGACCTCATTATGAAGACCAAGTACTCCAGCGCATCCCGTGCCCGGGCTTTCCTCTGGCTCATGTGGTTCTACCTCGAATCGGATTTCACCGAGGAGGGCTGCGAAGAGAACCCGTTCGGCCCTGGCGTCGACTacggccttgacgtcgcGAACCAGGGCGTtccggagctggagctgaTGACAGACGAGCAAAAGGCCAAGGAGAACGTGGACACGCAAGAGGAAATCGAGTTTGGCCGGGAGAAGCAAAAGACGCGTGCTAAGATCCTGGAGGCCGACCAGGCTTACCTCAACGAGCGGGAAACGAAGCGCGGCAAGATGCGGGCACATCTCAACGACGATGGGCCGGCCATCCTGCCTCGCATCAGGCCCTCCAAGCACGAATCAGACATGGATAGCACCAGATCtacgccgcctccccgcgCCCTTGGCAGAGGTGGAGGtccaggtcgacgaggactcCCACTCAAGTATCAGATATTCGAGGGGTCCTCACCTGCCCGTCACGGCTCCGAGGGCGTTGTAGCTAGGaagccgcgcccgcccacggctCATCAGCTGGCCGTGGAGAGAAATCGCAACGAGCGAGTCGAGTACATCTTGGATCGCGGCCTGCGCAAGAAACACCACAAGAGCCGCAAGGTCCGCAAGCAGGACGGCGCAATCTTTCGAGCGTACAGGAGGCTCCAGGCTCAGGACGATGTCTTTGAGGAtagcgacgccgacgatgatggcccgCATAATCTTCCCTTGCGTGGTGAAAAAGGGGCAACCGCCTTCCGGGAGACGGGGATAGGCGGACTGTGCCTCCTAAACACGGAAGACGATGACTATGGCGAGGAAGTCAGCTCCTACGCCGCTGCGCTTCGCCGGTCGATGCGGCGCATGAGTCGTTGGAGGGGCCACGAGAAGGAGCTCGGTGTCGTAGCTCCGgtcaagaagcgcaagccCAATGGCGAGGTCGCAaacggcgaggccaagagCAAGGGAGCCACTCCACTGGCAGCGGGCAACGGCGAAACTAACGGAGACGTTGCGATGgaggacgtggacgaggtggaTCAGACGGCActgctggacgacgacgaccccgaTAAGACGGAGATTATGGGAGATTCGGACATGGAATGA
- the ERG2 gene encoding C-8 sterol isomerase (EggNog:ENOG503NY94~TransMembrane:1 (o26-47i)~COG:T) produces MPKSQPQQPQRQHQRQPNKASQAPGVGRLVGVLALLTALLSSVVYLMEQNLDKFYVFELDHLHDLSRRGIAAHGNDTRAVVKYIVDELAEKVPAHVNLEEEWVFNNAGGAMGAMYIIHASITEYLIIFGTAVGTEGHTGRHTADDYFHILSGTQMAYVPGEYAPEVYPQGSMHHLRRGVVKQYKMPEGCFALEYARGWIPPMLFFGFADGLSSTLDVQTLWRTTRITGREMISNLLKGKL; encoded by the exons ATGCCCAAGAGCCAACCACAACAGCCGCaacggcagcaccagcggcagcccaACAAGGCCTCGCAGGCCCCCGGCGTGGGCCGGCTGGTGGGCGTGCTTGCGCTGCTGACGGCGCTGCTCTCGTCCGTCGTGTACCTGATGGAGCAGAACCTGGACAAGTTCTACGTCTTCGAGCTAGACCACCTGCATGATCTGTCCAGGCGGGGCATCGCGGCGCACGGCAACGATACCAGGGCCGTGGTCAAGTAcattgtcgacgagctcgccgaaAAGGTGCCCGCGCACGTCAACCTCGAGGAGGAGTGGGTGTTTAACAACGCGGGGGGCGCCATGGGCGCCATGTACATTATCCATGCCA GCATCACAGAGTATCTCATCATCTTCG gcaccgccgtcggTACAGAGGGCCACACGGGCCGGCACACGGCCGACGACTATTTCCACATCCTCTCGGGCACGCAGATGGCCTACGTGCCGGGCGAGTACGCGCCCGAGGTGTACCCGCAGGGCAGCATGCACCACCTACGCCGCGGCGTGGTGAAGCAGTACAAGATGCCCGAGGGCTGCTTCGCGCTCGAGTACGCCCGCGGCTGGATCCCACCCATGCTCTTCTTCGgcttcgccgacggcctGTCCAGCACGCTCGACGTGCAGACGCTgtggaggacgacgcgcaTCACCGGTCGCGAGATGATTTCCAACCTGCTCAAGGGGAAGCTGTAG
- a CDS encoding uncharacterized protein (EggNog:ENOG503NVVT~COG:P~TransMembrane:10 (i143-162o168-186i228-247o253-272i284-305o397-415i427-449o484-507i519-539o545-566i)) — protein MASTGCVYHQSAMTVGGNHEPIMAATAVAVAVESFPTAEELMTLRRVPNKIPLKLFSICFVELCERFSFYGATAMFTNFIQQGLPKGSVTGASLEQPGAMGLGQRASTGISTLNQVWQYLMPLFGAWVADAKWGRYKTITTGLAVDIVGHVVLVMSAIPPVIVRQGLSMALLVVSILVMGVGTGGIKPNLSCLIVEQLGEQHMLVKSLPSGERVIVDPAITIERIYNWFYFCINLGALVGVITMVYAEHYVGFYLSYTLPTVILCLAPLVMWRGRERYVCRGPAGSVLLLAVRTFVLAQAGRWSLNPYRTWKNMNDGTFWEKVKPSKFPRGSRPSWMTFDDAWVDELRRGFAACAVFCWTPVFWLCYNQVSNNLISQAAVMQRDGIPNDILSNLNPLSLLIFIPLNDFFIFPALRKAGVRLTPIKKITLGFYIGACAMIWAAVVQYHIYKRSVCGSHASGHMWSDDEQAMVQCPPVDISVWAQAGSYVLVALSEVFASITAFEYAYSKAPKNMRSMVQALALFTASFSAAIGQAFVGLSTDPLLVWNYASIAALALVVGTCFYCHFRALDIHEDHLNELPEGTVGIEVDVESPYASKADEKHEPNGKPPPVCRLHGGVGDV, from the exons ATGGCATCTACCGGCTGTGTTTACCATCAGTCCGCCATGACTGTTGGGGGGAACCACGagcccatcatggccgccaccgccgtcgccgtcgccgtcgagtccTTCCCTACCGCCGAGGAGCTAATGACGCTCCGCCGAGTGCCCAACAAGATCCCCCTCAAGCTCTTCAGCATCTGCTTCGTGGAACTGTGCGAGCGTTTCTCGTTCTACGGAGCCACCGCCATGT TCACCAACTTCATTCAACAGGGCCTCCCCAAGGGCTCCGTCACGGGCGCGAGCCTGGAGCAACCCGGGGCCATGGGCCTAGGCCAGCGCGCGTCCACGGGCATCAGCACCCTGAACCAGGTTTGGCAGTACCTGATGCCTCTTTTCGGCGCGTgggtcgccgacgccaaatGGGGCCGCTACAAGACCATCACGACgggcctggccgtcgacatcgtcggccacgtcgtGCTCGTCATGTCGGCCATCCCGCCCGTCATTGTCCGCCAGGGCCTGTCCATGGCCCTCCTGGTCGTCTCGATCctcgtcatgggcgtcggCACGGGCGGCATCAAGCCCAACCTCAGCTGCCTgatcgtcgagcagctcggcgagcagcacaTGTTGGTCAAGAGCCTCCCGTCGGGCGAgcgcgtcatcgtcgacccggccatcACCATTGAGCGCATCTACAACTGGTTCTACTTCTGCATCAACCTCGgggccctcgtcggcgtcatcaccaTGGTCTACGCCGAGCACTACGTCGGCTTCTACCTCTCCTACACGCTCCCGACCGTCATACTGTgcctcgcgccgctcgtCATGTGGCGGGGTAGGGAACGCTACGTCTGCCGCGGGCCTGCCGGCTCCGTGCTGCTCCTGGCGGTGCGGACGTTCGTCCTggcccaggccggccgcTGGTCCCTCAACCCCTACCGGACGTGGAAGAACATGAACGACGGCACCTTCTGGGAGAAGGTGAAGCCGTCCAAGTTCCCCCGCGGGTCGCGCCCCAGCTGGATGACGTTTGACGACGCCTGggtggacgagctgcgccgcggctTCGCTGCCTGCGCCGTCTTCTGCTGGACTCCCGTCTTCTGGCTGTGCTACAACCAGG TCAGCAACAATCTCATCTCCCAAGCCGCCGTCATgcagcgcgacggcatccCCAACGACATCCTCTCCAACCTGAACCCCTTATCCCTCCTCATCTTCATCCCGCTCAACGACTTCTTCATCTTCCCCGCCCTCCGCAAGGCGGGCGTCCGCCTGACCCCCATCAAGAAGATCACCCTGGGCTTCTACATCGGTGCCTGCGCCATGAtctgggccgccgtcgtgcagTACCACATCTACAAGAGGTCCGTCTGCGGCAGCCACGCCTCGGGCCACATGtggagcgacgacgagcaggccatGGTCCAgtgcccgcccgtcgacatCTCCGTCTGGGCCCAGGCCGGCTCCtacgtcctcgtcgccctctcCGAGGTCTTCGCCTCCATCACCGCCTTCGAGTATGCCTACTCCAAGGCCCCCAAGAACATGCGATCCATGGTCCAGGCCCTGGCCCTCTTCaccgcctccttctccgccgccatcggccagGCCTTTGTCGGCCTCTCCACGGaccccctcctcgtctggAACTacgcctccatcgccgccctcgccctcgtcgtcggcacttGCTTCTACTGTCATttccgcgccctcgacatccACGAGGATCACCTCAATGAGCTCCCCGAGGGCACTGTCGGCATCGAGGTGGACGTCGAGTCGCCCTATGCAtccaaggccgacgagaagcACGAGCCCAACGggaagccgccgccagtgtgccgtctccatggcggcgtgggagATGTATAA
- a CDS encoding uncharacterized protein (COG:S~EggNog:ENOG503PFB1), whose product MTSGRFPRIVANTFESDDSADKPGIFSEKYRVCTPPSYRMPLSSEAYHSVDSLGELSESLDNTFNLEIAPQLLDTILVPNGILNKDDGLHGTVDLMWRAHLEHPESRLLTVMIKAPWSTNKRRPGPLPHLTTWEYAAMQCRDFVNNHAQVSMFCGLQNNGFLIHVEITSEELHLPRYFGVAYEYLDEYDSWRPTIQEVLQRFGLWYYLSRTKNSLLYQPDAYQEKVNLGSNIGVGKTAATAMR is encoded by the exons ATGACATCTGGACGCTTTCCCCGGATCGTGGCAAATACCTTCGAGTCAGACGACTCTGCAGACAAGCCTGGCATCTTCTCCGAAAAGTATCGCGTCTGCACACCGCCATCGTACCGCATGCCACTCAGTTCAGAGGCCTATCATAGCGTGGATAGCCTCGGAGAACTCTCCGAATCGCTCGACAACACCTTTAACCTGGAGATCGCGCCTCAGCTCCTCGACACCATTCTTGTACCGAATGGAATCTTGAACAAGGATGACGGATTACATGGAACCGTGGACCTGATGTGGAGGGCGCACTTGGAGCATCCAGAGTCTCGACTCTTGACCGTTATGATCAAGGCGCCATGGTCAACAAACAagcgccgcccaggaccTTTGCCCCATCTCACAACCTGGGAGTACGCAGCAATGCAATGCCGAGACTTCGTCAACAACCATGCCCAAGTCAGCATGTTTTGCGGTCTTCAGAACAACGGGTTTCTCATCCATGTCGAGATCACCTCAGAAGAATTGCATCTCCCTCGGTACTTTGGTGTTGCCTATGAGTACTTGGATGAGTATGACTCATGGAGGCCTACTATTCAGGAAGTACTTCAACGATTTGGACTGTGGTACTACTTGAGCA GGACCAAGAACAGCCTTCTCTACCAGCCCGATGCCTATCAAGAGAAGGTGAACCTCGGCAGCAACATTGGTGTtggcaagacggccgcgacggctaTGCGATAG
- a CDS encoding uncharacterized protein (COG:S~EggNog:ENOG503NYBD) yields MPAQIAASMTGSIPIHIAEDQANGHRKQHKHSRSSYSESSPLAGSRNNSLTFRPPKRLMSSPSKTIAIINASGRQAASLIRVATAVGYRVRAQLRNLEGVVAAEVSANPNVTVFVGELYTRHEPTEANKDVTQNGPISGVGVNHELISSLFRGAQLAFVNTTFYGDELQIGMALADAAKKAGVQHYVYSSMPDHAAYNKEWPSLPLWAAKHKVEDYVRKLGLPATFVYTGIYNNNFTSLLYPLFCMEVQKDGSFIWQAPFHEDVKLPWLDAEHDVGPAVVQIFKDGVSKWNGERIALAYEYLTPREACELFSRGVGRPVHYVRGPIELKVRIPTGYREQLVALEKLFKPDEADPEKQPPYFGDPKLEASCPAEALELWEGPRGLEEYAREMFPLEEEANGLTWMFDEDEHDAKIQATAAHVEQLRINDDDEEESDDEDDGLVMRGLKRDEEQWLA; encoded by the coding sequence ATGCCTGCTCAaatcgccgcctccatgacGGGGAGCATCCCCATTCACATCGCCGAAGACCAGGCGAACGGCCATCGCAAACAACACAAGCACTCGCGATCTTCGTACTCCGAGTCGTCTCCTCTTGCTGGCTCAAGAAACAACTCCCTGACTTTCCGCCCGCCCAAGAGGCTCATGTCTTCCCCTAGCAAGACGATTgccatcatcaacgccagcggcaggcaggcggcgtcTCTCATCCGCGTTGCCACCGCTGTTGGCTACCGCGTTCGTGCCCAGCTGAGGAATCTCGAGGgtgtcgtcgcggccgaaGTGTCGGCCAATCCCAACGTGACCGTCTTTGTCGGCGAGCTCTACACGAGGCACGAGCCTACCGAGGCAAATAAGGACGTGACGCAAAATGGTCCCATTTCCGGTGTCGGCGTCAACCACGAGCTCATTTCGAGCCTCTTCCGCGGGGCTCAGCTTGCCTTCGTAAACACGACCTTTTACGGGGACGAGCTTCAAATCGGAATGGCATTGGCAGATGCCGCCAAAAAGGCGGGCGTTCAGCACTACGTCTATTCGTCGATGCCAGACCACGCGGCCTACAACAAGGAATGGCCGTCACTACCGCTCTGGGCCGCGAAGCACAAGGTCGAGGATTACGTGCGAAAGCTGGGCTTGCCCGCCACGTTTGTCTACACGGGCATCTACAACAATAACTTTACGTCGCTGTTGTATCCGCTGTTTTGCATGGAGGTGCAGAAGGACGGCTCCTTCATCTGGCAAGCACCGTTCCACGAGGATGTCAAGCTTCCCTGGCTGGATGCGGAACACGATGTCGGGCCGGCTGTTGTGCAGATCTTTAAAGACGGCGTCTCCAAGTGGAATGGCGAACGCATCGCGCTCGCCTACGAGTACCTGACACCAAGAGAGGCTTGCGAGCTGTTCTCCCGCGGCGTGGGGCGCCCTGTTCATTATGTGCGGGGACCGATTGAGCTCAAGGTTCGCATCCCGACAGGCTACCGAGAGCAGCTTGTGGCCCTCGAGAAGTTGTTCAAgccggacgaggccgacccGGAGAAGCAACCGCCCTACTTTGGTGACCCGAAGCTTGAGGCTAGCTGCCCCGCGGAGGCCTTGGAGCTCTGGGAAGGCCCTCGTGGCCTCGAGGAATATGCGCGAGAGATGTTCCCgctcgaggaagaagccaaCGGCCTTACATGGATGTTTGATGAAGACGAACACGACGCCAAGATCCAGGCGACTGCTGCGCACGTGGAGCAGCTACGAATtaacgacgatgacgaggaggagagcgacgacgaagacgacggcctggtAATGAGAGGCTTGAAGCGAGACGAGGAGCAATGGCTCGCCTAG